A window from Citrus sinensis cultivar Valencia sweet orange chromosome 3, DVS_A1.0, whole genome shotgun sequence encodes these proteins:
- the LOC102615146 gene encoding pentatricopeptide repeat-containing protein At5g27270 isoform X1, whose translation MDSLSSTFIATTTHFQFQHWNPKPPKKNSKISLKSRVRPDPWSLSDGSDITKPKPRSKNPKRPLSDDNARRILKAKAQYLSVLRRNQGPTAATPKWIKRTPEQMVKYLEDDRNGHLYGKHVVAAIKAVRAMDGSRNVRVVMGSFVGKLSFREMCVVLKGQKGWRQATEFFAWMKLQLSYRPCVVAYTILLRLYGQVGKIKLAEQTFLEMLEAGCEPDEIACGTMLCTYARWGNHKAMLTFYSAVKERGIVPSTAVFNFMLSSLHKKSYHRKVIDLWRQMMDKGVAPTDFTYTLVISSFVKGSLLEEALKTFNEMKSTGFAPEEVTYSQLISLSIKHGKSEEALSLYEDMRSRGLLPSNYTCASLLSLYYKNENYSKALSLFSEMEKFKVAADEVIYGLLIRIYGKLGLYEDAQKTFVETEQLGLLSDEKTYLAMAQVHLTSRNVEKALDVIELMKSRNMWLSRFAYIVMLQCYVMKEDLGSAEGTFQTLAKTGLPDAGSCNDMLNLYIKLDLTEKAKGFIAHIRKDQVDFDEELYRSVMKIYCKEGMVTDAEQFVEEMGKNGSLKDSKFIQTFCKILHGGCTENAEFGDKFVASNQLDLMALGLMLSLYLTDDNFSKREKILKLLLHTAGGSSVVSQLICKFIRDGDISNAEIIYDIVMKLGYILDDEVTASLIGSYGKHQKLKEAQDVFKAATVSCKPGKLVLRSMIDAYAKCGKAEDVYLLYKEATAQGCALDAVAISILVNTLTNHGKHEQAEIIIHNSFQDNLDLDTVAYNTCIKAMLGAGKLHFAASIYERMLSFRVPTSIQTYNTMISVYGRRRKLDKALEMFNTARSLGLSLDEKAYMNLVSFYGKAGKTHEASLLFSEMQGEGIKPGLISYNIIINVYAAAGLYNEVEKLIQAMQRDGFSPNSFTYLSLVQAYTEAAKYSEAEETINSMQKQGIPPSCTHVNHLLSAFSKAGLMAEATRVYNESLAAGIIPDLACYRTMLKGYMDHGYIEEGINLFEEVRESSESDKFIMSAAVHLYRYAGKEHEANDILDSMNSVRIPFLKNLEVGSKIKPS comes from the exons ATGGACTCCCTCAGCTCCACTTTCATTGCAACCACCACCCACTTCCAGTTCCAGCATTGGAACCCAAAACCgcccaaaaaaaattccaaaatctcCTTAAAGTCAAGAGTGCGCCCAGACCCCTGGTCCTTAAGCGACGGCAGCGACATTACTAAACCCAAACCCAGATCAAAGAACCCCAAAAGGCCTCTCTCCGACGACAACGCTCGTCGAATTTTAAAAGCCAAGGCTCAATACTTGAGTGTGCTGAGGAGAAACCAGGGGCCGACAGCAGCCACCCCCAAATGGATAAAGCGAACGCCGGAGCAGATGGTGAAGTACTTGGAGGATGATAGGAACGGCCATTTGTACGGGAAGCATGTTGTGGCTGCGATTAAGGCCGTGAGAGCCATGGATGGCAGCCGGAATGTGAGAGTTGTGATGGGGAGCTTTGTGGGCAAGTTGAGTTTTAGAGAAATGTGTGTTGTGTTGAAAGGGCAAAAGGGTTGGAGGCAGGCCACTGAGTTCTTTGCTTGGATGAAACTGCAG TTAAGCTATCGCCCCTGCGTTGTTGCTTATACGATTCTTCTGCGATTATATGGGCAAGTTGGAAAGATTAAGCTGGCTGAACAGACCTTCCTGGAGATGCTTGAAGCAGGATGTGAACCGGATGAGATTGCTTGTGGTACCATGCTTTGTACATATGCCAGATGGGGAAATCATAAGGCTATGTTGACGTTTTATTCTGCTGTAAAAGAAAGAGGAATTGTACCCTCTACAGCAGTATTTAACTTTATGCTCTCCTCTTTGCACAAGAAATCATACCATAGGAAGGTAATAGATTTGTGGAGGCAGATGATGGATAAAGGGGTTGCGCCTACTGATTTTACTTACACACTAGTTATCAGCTCATTTGTTAAAGGTAGTCTCCTTGAGGAGGCTTTGAAGACATTTAATGAGATGAAAAGCACTGGGTTTGCTCCTGAGGAAGTAACTTATAGCCAGCTTATTAGTTTGAGTATAAAACATGGTAAATCGGAAGAAGCACTAAGTTTATACGAGGACATGAGGAGTCGTGGGCTTCTTCCTAGTAACTACACTTGTGCTTCGCTTCTGTCTTtgtattacaaaaatgaaaattattctaaagccctttctctcttttctgaAATGGAAAAATTCAAAGTTGCTGCTGATGAAGTAATCTATGGTCTGCTCATTCGGATATATGGAAAACTTGGTCTGTATGAGGATGCTCAGAAAACATTTGTGGAGACTGAGCAGCTGGGCCTACTCAGTGATGAAAAAACATATTTGGCAATGGCGCAAGTCCATCTTACCTCGAGGAATGTTGAGAAAGCTTTGGATGTTATTGAATTAATGAAATCAAGAAACATGTGGTTATCAAGATTTGCTTATATTGTCATGTTGCAATGTTATGTTATGAAAGAGGATTTGGGCTCTGCTGAAGGCACGTTTCAAACTCTGGCCAAAACTGGACTTCCTGATGCTGGCTCTTGCAATGACATGCTGAATTTGTATATAAAACTTGACTTAACAGAAAAGGCAAAAGGTTTTATTGCCCATATAAGGAAAGATcaagttgattttgatgaggAGCTTTACAGGTCAGTTATGAAAATATACTGTAAGGAAGGAATGGTGACGGATGCCGAACAGTTCGTAGAAGAGATGGGCAAAAATGGATCGTTAAAAGATAGCAAATTCATTCAAACATTTTGTAAGATTTTGCACGGTGGATGTACAGAAAATGCGGAATTTGGTGACAAATTTGTGGCATCCAACCAACTTGACTTGATGGCTCTTGGGCTGATGCTTAGTCTATATCTCACAGATGACAATTTCAGTAAGAGGGAAAAAATCCTGAAGCTATTGCTTCATACAGCTGGTGGCTCATCAGTAGTGAGTCAACTCATTTGCAAATTTATTAGAGATG GTGACATATCCAATGcagaaattatttatgatatagTGATGAAGCTTGGTTACATATTGGATGATGAAGTAACCGCTTCTTTGATTGGCTCATATGGGAAGCACCAAAAGCTAAAAGAGGCTCAAGATGTCTTCAAAGCTGCTACAGTTTCATGTAAACCTGGGAAATTAGTATTGAGATCAATGATTGATGCATATGCCAAATGTGGTAAAGCTGAGGATGTTTACCTACTTTATAAAGAAGCAACTGCACAGGGGTGTGCTCTGGATGCTGTTGCTATCAGCATACTTGTGAATACGTTGACTAATCATG GAAAACATGAACAGGCTGAGATTATTATCCATAACTCTTTTCAAGATAACTTGGACCTTGATACCGTGGCATACAATACCTGTATTAAGGCAATGCTAGGAGCAG GTAAGTTGCATTTTGCAGCCAGCATTTATGAGCGGATGCTGTCTTTCAGAGTTCCTACTTCAATTCAGACATACAATACAATGATAAG TGTCTATGGAAGACGTAGAAAACTGGATAAAGCTTTAGAGATGTTCAACACAGCTCGTAGCTTGGGTCTGTCTCTCGATGAGAAGGCATACATGAATCTTGTCAGCTTTTATGGGAAGGCTG GTAAAACTCATGAAGCATCCCTTCTATTCTCTGAAATGCAAGGAGAAGGGATAAAGCCAGGGCTG ATTAGCTACAACATTATCATCAACGTATATGCTGCTGCGGGACTTTATAACGAAGTTGAGAAACTAATCCAAGCCATGCAGAGAGATGGTTTTTCGCCCAACTCTTTCACCTACCTTTCCCTCGTACAAGCTTATACAGAGGCGGCCAAATACTCAGAAGCAGaggaaacaataaattctATGCAGAAGCAAGGGATTCCCCCTTCGTGCACACATGTCAACCACTTGCTATCTGCTTTTTCTAAGGCGGGTCTGATGGCAGAGGCTACAAGGGTTTACAATGAATCACTCGCAGCTGGTATAATTCCTGACCTTGCTTGTTATCGGACAATGCTGAAAGGTTACATGGACCATGGATACATTGAGGAAGGAATAAACCTTTTTGAAGAGGTCAGAGAGTCCTCAGAATCAGACAAGTTTATCATGAGTGCGGCTGTGCATTTATACCGGTATGCAGGGAAGGAACATGAAGCGAATGATATTTTGGATTCAATGAATTCTGTGAGAATACCATTCCTGAAGAACCTGGAAGTTGGATCAAAGATAAAACCCTCATAG
- the LOC102610284 gene encoding FAS1 domain-containing protein SELMODRAFT_448915, which yields MKAIIMANKMTFLIIIVMALVSSAMPVAILRSQDLVVAVEEMQNANYFSFAMLVNMSPNTTTNLGNVTFLMPKDKILSTADMLQESTNDFLLRHSIPSALLFEDLERIPSGSLIPSSLPDYMLRISNGGRKRFFLNNVRVTSPNLCTAGSSIRCHGIDGVLNNNISSSASQPSCSSNSSSGPVVVALPPTASPAQSTVPSFADQAPLIAPQPSDSGTPKQKSAAGYSQRLSCGGIISNFFLVFAMVLIF from the coding sequence ATGAAAGCAATAATAATGGCAaacaaaatgacatttttgataattattgtCATGGCACTCGTCTCGTCAGCCATGCCCGTAGCCATCCTCAGGAGCCAAGACCTTGTTGTGGCCGTGGAAGAGATGCAAAACGCCAACTACTTCAGTTTTGCCATGCTCGTTAACATGTCTCCAAATACCACAACAAATCTTGGGAACGTCACATTCTTGATGCCCAAGGACAAAATATTGTCGACAGCGGACATGCTTCAAGAATCCACCAACGATTTCTTGCTTCGACATTCGATCCCGTCAGCCTTGCTTTTCGAGGATCTCGAGCGTATTCCTTCGGGCTCATTGATCCCAAGTTCTTTGCCGGATTACATGCTCAGGATTTCTAACGGTGGAAGGAAGAGGTTTTTTCTTAACAATGTGAGAGTTACTAGTCCAAATTTATGCACTGCAGGCTCTTCAATCCGATGCCATGGCATAGACGGAgtgctaaataataatatcagcTCATCAGCATCTCAACCTTCTTGCTCATCAAACAGCTCCTCCGGCCCTGTTGTCGTGGCCTTACCCCCGACAGCATCACCGGCGCAATCCACGGTTCCCTCTTTTGCGGATCAGGCTCCGCTGATTGCGCCGCAACCATCAGATTCAGGCACGCCAAAGCAGAAGTCAGCTGCTGGCTATTCACAGAGGCTGTCTTGTGGGGGAATAAtatccaacttctttttgGTCTTTGCTAtggttttgatattttga
- the LOC102614839 gene encoding NADH dehydrogenase [ubiquinone] iron-sulfur protein 6, mitochondrial, with the protein MASSLLKILIKSWNLPSTTRNLTAVANQISEHTAKWMQDVSKKSPMELINEVPPIKVEGRIVACEGDSNPALGHPIEFICLDLKEPAICKYCGLRYVQDHHH; encoded by the exons ATGGCGTCGTCTTTGCTGAAAATCCTAATCAAATCGTGGAATTTGCCATCAACCACGAGAAATTTGACCGCTGTAGCCAATCAGATTAGCGAACATACTGCCAAATGGATGCAG gATGTTAGCAAGAAATCACCGATGGAATTGATCAATGAAGTTCCACCAATAAAGGTTGAAGGACGAATTGTGGCTTGTGAAGGAG ACAGCAATCCTGCCCTTGGGCACCCAATTGAGTTCATATGCCTTGACTTGAAGGAGCCAGCTATCTGCAAGTACTGCGGTCTACGCTATGTTCAAGATCACCATCATTAG
- the LOC102615146 gene encoding pentatricopeptide repeat-containing protein At5g27270 isoform X2 translates to MDSLSSTFIATTTHFQFQHWNPKPPKKNSKISLKSRVRPDPWSLSDGSDITKPKPRSKNPKRPLSDDNARRILKAKAQYLSVLRRNQGPTAATPKWIKRTPEQMVKYLEDDRNGHLYGKHVVAAIKAVRAMDGSRNVRVVMGSFVGKLSFREMCVVLKGQKGWRQATEFFAWMKLQLSYRPCVVAYTILLRLYGQVGKIKLAEQTFLEMLEAGCEPDEIACGTMLCTYARWGNHKAMLTFYSAVKERGIVPSTAVFNFMLSSLHKKSYHRKVIDLWRQMMDKGVAPTDFTYTLVISSFVKGSLLEEALKTFNEMKSTGFAPEEVTYSQLISLSIKHGKSEEALSLYEDMRSRGLLPSNYTCASLLSLYYKNENYSKALSLFSEMEKFKVAADEVIYGLLIRIYGKLGLYEDAQKTFVETEQLGLLSDEKTYLAMAQVHLTSRNVEKALDVIELMKSRNMWLSRFAYIVMLQCYVMKEDLGSAEGTFQTLAKTGLPDAGSCNDMLNLYIKLDLTEKAKGFIAHIRKDQVDFDEELYRSVMKIYCKEGMVTDAEQFVEEMGKNGSLKDSKFIQTFCKILHGGCTENAEFGDKFVASNQLDLMALGLMLSLYLTDDNFSKREKILKLLLHTAGGSSVVSQLICKFIRDGDISNAEIIYDIVMKLGYILDDEVTASLIGSYGKHQKLKEAQDVFKAATVSCKPGKLVLRSMIDAYAKCGKAEDVYLLYKEATAQGCALDAVAISILVNTLTNHGKHEQAEIIIHNSFQDNLDLDTVAYNTCIKAMLGAGKLHFAASIYERMLSFRVPTSIQTYNTMISVYGRRRKLDKALEMFNTARSLGLSLDEKAYMNLVSFYGKAD, encoded by the exons ATGGACTCCCTCAGCTCCACTTTCATTGCAACCACCACCCACTTCCAGTTCCAGCATTGGAACCCAAAACCgcccaaaaaaaattccaaaatctcCTTAAAGTCAAGAGTGCGCCCAGACCCCTGGTCCTTAAGCGACGGCAGCGACATTACTAAACCCAAACCCAGATCAAAGAACCCCAAAAGGCCTCTCTCCGACGACAACGCTCGTCGAATTTTAAAAGCCAAGGCTCAATACTTGAGTGTGCTGAGGAGAAACCAGGGGCCGACAGCAGCCACCCCCAAATGGATAAAGCGAACGCCGGAGCAGATGGTGAAGTACTTGGAGGATGATAGGAACGGCCATTTGTACGGGAAGCATGTTGTGGCTGCGATTAAGGCCGTGAGAGCCATGGATGGCAGCCGGAATGTGAGAGTTGTGATGGGGAGCTTTGTGGGCAAGTTGAGTTTTAGAGAAATGTGTGTTGTGTTGAAAGGGCAAAAGGGTTGGAGGCAGGCCACTGAGTTCTTTGCTTGGATGAAACTGCAG TTAAGCTATCGCCCCTGCGTTGTTGCTTATACGATTCTTCTGCGATTATATGGGCAAGTTGGAAAGATTAAGCTGGCTGAACAGACCTTCCTGGAGATGCTTGAAGCAGGATGTGAACCGGATGAGATTGCTTGTGGTACCATGCTTTGTACATATGCCAGATGGGGAAATCATAAGGCTATGTTGACGTTTTATTCTGCTGTAAAAGAAAGAGGAATTGTACCCTCTACAGCAGTATTTAACTTTATGCTCTCCTCTTTGCACAAGAAATCATACCATAGGAAGGTAATAGATTTGTGGAGGCAGATGATGGATAAAGGGGTTGCGCCTACTGATTTTACTTACACACTAGTTATCAGCTCATTTGTTAAAGGTAGTCTCCTTGAGGAGGCTTTGAAGACATTTAATGAGATGAAAAGCACTGGGTTTGCTCCTGAGGAAGTAACTTATAGCCAGCTTATTAGTTTGAGTATAAAACATGGTAAATCGGAAGAAGCACTAAGTTTATACGAGGACATGAGGAGTCGTGGGCTTCTTCCTAGTAACTACACTTGTGCTTCGCTTCTGTCTTtgtattacaaaaatgaaaattattctaaagccctttctctcttttctgaAATGGAAAAATTCAAAGTTGCTGCTGATGAAGTAATCTATGGTCTGCTCATTCGGATATATGGAAAACTTGGTCTGTATGAGGATGCTCAGAAAACATTTGTGGAGACTGAGCAGCTGGGCCTACTCAGTGATGAAAAAACATATTTGGCAATGGCGCAAGTCCATCTTACCTCGAGGAATGTTGAGAAAGCTTTGGATGTTATTGAATTAATGAAATCAAGAAACATGTGGTTATCAAGATTTGCTTATATTGTCATGTTGCAATGTTATGTTATGAAAGAGGATTTGGGCTCTGCTGAAGGCACGTTTCAAACTCTGGCCAAAACTGGACTTCCTGATGCTGGCTCTTGCAATGACATGCTGAATTTGTATATAAAACTTGACTTAACAGAAAAGGCAAAAGGTTTTATTGCCCATATAAGGAAAGATcaagttgattttgatgaggAGCTTTACAGGTCAGTTATGAAAATATACTGTAAGGAAGGAATGGTGACGGATGCCGAACAGTTCGTAGAAGAGATGGGCAAAAATGGATCGTTAAAAGATAGCAAATTCATTCAAACATTTTGTAAGATTTTGCACGGTGGATGTACAGAAAATGCGGAATTTGGTGACAAATTTGTGGCATCCAACCAACTTGACTTGATGGCTCTTGGGCTGATGCTTAGTCTATATCTCACAGATGACAATTTCAGTAAGAGGGAAAAAATCCTGAAGCTATTGCTTCATACAGCTGGTGGCTCATCAGTAGTGAGTCAACTCATTTGCAAATTTATTAGAGATG GTGACATATCCAATGcagaaattatttatgatatagTGATGAAGCTTGGTTACATATTGGATGATGAAGTAACCGCTTCTTTGATTGGCTCATATGGGAAGCACCAAAAGCTAAAAGAGGCTCAAGATGTCTTCAAAGCTGCTACAGTTTCATGTAAACCTGGGAAATTAGTATTGAGATCAATGATTGATGCATATGCCAAATGTGGTAAAGCTGAGGATGTTTACCTACTTTATAAAGAAGCAACTGCACAGGGGTGTGCTCTGGATGCTGTTGCTATCAGCATACTTGTGAATACGTTGACTAATCATG GAAAACATGAACAGGCTGAGATTATTATCCATAACTCTTTTCAAGATAACTTGGACCTTGATACCGTGGCATACAATACCTGTATTAAGGCAATGCTAGGAGCAG GTAAGTTGCATTTTGCAGCCAGCATTTATGAGCGGATGCTGTCTTTCAGAGTTCCTACTTCAATTCAGACATACAATACAATGATAAG TGTCTATGGAAGACGTAGAAAACTGGATAAAGCTTTAGAGATGTTCAACACAGCTCGTAGCTTGGGTCTGTCTCTCGATGAGAAGGCATACATGAATCTTGTCAGCTTTTATGGGAAGGCTG ATTAG
- the LOC102610591 gene encoding soluble inorganic pyrophosphatase 1-like, producing MGDEPETEPPIPPVQTAAEGNRPVPKLNERILSTLSRRSVAAHPWHDLEIGPGAPQVVNIVVEITKGSKVKYELDKKTGLIKVDRVLYSSVVYPHNYGFIPRTLCEDNDPLDVMILMQEPVIPGSYLRARAIGLMPMIDQGEKDDKIIAVCADDPEYKHYTDIKQLPPHRLMEIRRFFEDYKKNENKEVAVNEFLPPQIAFDAIQYSMDLYAEYILQSLRR from the coding sequence atggGTGACGAACCCGAAACCGAACCTCCAATACCTCCGGTTCAAACAGCAGCAGAAGGCAACCGTCCAGTCCCGAAACTGAACGAAAGAATCCTGTCAACGCTCTCAAGAAGATCAGTGGCCGCACATCCGTGGCACGATCTCGAAATAGGCCCCGGAGCCCCGCAAGTGGTCAACATCGTCGTGGAGATAACGAAAGGCAGCAAAGTGAAATACGAACTGGACAAGAAAACAGGACTCATCAAAGTCGACAGAGTCCTTTACTCATCGGTCGTGTACCCACACAACTACGGCTTCATTCCCCGGACACTCTGCGAAGACAACGATCCCCTCGACGTGATGATCCTGATGCAAGAGCCGGTCATTCCGGGGAGTTATCTGCGAGCCCGGGCCATCGGATTGATGCCCATGATCGATCAAGGGGAGAAGGACGACAAGATCATAGCCGTCTGTGCTGACGACCCCGAGTATAAGCATTACACAGACATCAAACAGTTGCCACCTCACCGGCTGATGGAGATACGGCGTTTCTTTGAGGATTATAAGAAGAATGAGAACAAAGAGGTTGCTGTTAACGAGTTCCTGCCTCCTCAGATTGCTTTTGATGCCATTCAGTACTCCATGGACCTTTATGCCGAGTACATTCTGCAATCCCTCAGGAGAtag